AGAGAAAATTGCGTCATTAGAGAAAGCTTTAGAAGAAGCGGAAAACCGTTATTTACGCTTACGTGCAGATTTTGACAATTTCCGTCGCCGAACAAATTTAGAAAAAGAGGCGGCTGAAAAATATCGGGCGCAATCACTTATTTCTGATTTATTACCTGCTATTGACAATTTCGAACGGGCTCTACAAATGGAACCATCTAATGAACAAACGAAGTCCTTGCTCCAAGGAATGGAGATGGTGTATCGAAGCTTGCTTGAAGCGTTGAAAAAAGAAGGGGTGGAACCAATTAAAGCCGTTGGTCAACCGTTTGATCCACACCTTCATCAAGCAGTTATGCAAGCTAACGAAGAAGGAGTCGACTCGAATGTCGTAGTAGAAGAACTTCAAAAAGGATATAAACTGAAAGATCGCGTCATTCGACCTTCAATGGTAAAAGTGAATCAATAATACATATTAAACAAAGAGGAGGTAACAAGACATGAGCAAAATTATTGGTATTGACTTAGGTACAACAAACTCATGTGTCGCTGTCCTTGAAGGCGGTGAAGCAAAAGTCATTCCAAACCCAGAAGGTAACCGTACAACTCCTTCTGTTGTTGCGTTCAAAAACGGCGAACGCTTAATCGGGGAAGTTGCAAAGCGTCAAGCGATTACAAACCCTAATACGATTATCTCCATTAAACGTCATATGGGTACTGATTATAAAGTAAAAATAGAGGATAAAGAATATACCCCACAAGAAATTTCTGCAATGATTCTTCAATATTTAAAATCTTATGCGGAAGATTATTTAGGTGAAAAAGTTACGAAAGCGGTTATTACTGTACCTGCATACTTTAACGATGCAGAACGTCAAGCAACAAAAGATGCAGGTCGAATCGCTGGTCTTGAAGTAGAGCGTATTATTAACGAGCCAACTGCAGCTGCACTTGCTTATGGTCTCGATAAAATGGAAGAAGACCAAACGATTCTTGTTTACGACTTAGGTGGCGGTACGTTTGACGTGTCCATTCTTGAACTTGGTGACGGTGTATTCGAAGTACGCTCTACAGCTGGTGACAACCGCCTCGGTGGGGACGATTTCGACCAAGTGATTATTGACTATTTAGTAGAAGAGTTCAAAAAAGAACACGGCATTGACTTATCCAAAGACAAAATGGCGTTACAACGCTTAAAAGATGCAGCTGAAAAAGCGAAGAAAGAACTTTCTGGTGTAACATCTACACAAATCTCTTTACCGTTTATTACTGCTGGAGAAGCAGGTCCACTCCACTTAGAAGTGACATTAACACGTGCGAAATTCGAAGAGTTATCTGCTCATTTAGTAGAACGTACAATGGGTCCTGTACGCCAAGCACTTCAAGATGCAGGCTTAACAGCTGCTGACATTGATAAAGTCATTCTAGTAGGTGGATCTACTCGTATTCCTGCCGTACAAGAAGCCATTAAGAAAGAAATTGGTAAAGAACCACATAAAGGGGTTAACCCAG
The window above is part of the Bacillus sp. (in: firmicutes) genome. Proteins encoded here:
- the grpE gene encoding nucleotide exchange factor GrpE is translated as MSEKVNQQETTMEETEQVEQNPQAEEQESIEPIFDENNENSSKEEELTLEEAKEKIASLEKALEEAENRYLRLRADFDNFRRRTNLEKEAAEKYRAQSLISDLLPAIDNFERALQMEPSNEQTKSLLQGMEMVYRSLLEALKKEGVEPIKAVGQPFDPHLHQAVMQANEEGVDSNVVVEELQKGYKLKDRVIRPSMVKVNQ
- the dnaK gene encoding molecular chaperone DnaK, with product MSKIIGIDLGTTNSCVAVLEGGEAKVIPNPEGNRTTPSVVAFKNGERLIGEVAKRQAITNPNTIISIKRHMGTDYKVKIEDKEYTPQEISAMILQYLKSYAEDYLGEKVTKAVITVPAYFNDAERQATKDAGRIAGLEVERIINEPTAAALAYGLDKMEEDQTILVYDLGGGTFDVSILELGDGVFEVRSTAGDNRLGGDDFDQVIIDYLVEEFKKEHGIDLSKDKMALQRLKDAAEKAKKELSGVTSTQISLPFITAGEAGPLHLEVTLTRAKFEELSAHLVERTMGPVRQALQDAGLTAADIDKVILVGGSTRIPAVQEAIKKEIGKEPHKGVNPDEVVAMGAAIQGGVISGDVKDVVLLDVTPLSLGIETMGGVFTKLIERNTTIPTSKSQIFSTAADNQTAVDIHVLQGERPMAADNKTLGRFQLTDIPPAPRGVPQIEVTFDIDKNGIVNVSAKDLGTGKEQKITIKSSSGLSEEEIQRMIKEAEENAEADKKRKEEAELRNEADQLVFTTDKTLKDLEGKVDENEVKKAQEAKDALKAALEKNDINEIREKKNALQEIVQNLTVKLYEEAAKQAQAQQANQGQDGKKNDDNVVDAEFEEVKEDK